A stretch of DNA from Cannabis sativa cultivar Pink pepper isolate KNU-18-1 chromosome X, ASM2916894v1, whole genome shotgun sequence:
AAGAACACATTTGATGAATGCCCGAATACATTACTTTTTTATGAGATAGAAACCAATTTCAAGGTCACACTAGCTATAATTTTAATCAAAGAATGACACCGATGTAAACATGACACATGTTTCTGCATCAAAATCATGCTGGATATATTTGATGACGAGCTCAAAAGTATTAACATGATCTTGCTTATGATAAGCAACGTTATATTTTTAGTAGTATGCTTATGAAAAATCTGTGTTCCCCGAGATGAAAAAGTGATAATGATATATGCTTTTGTGTATATAACATACATTATACATACCTTTGTTGGCGAGTGATTGAAATATAATCCTTTCATCTGCTCTTTCTCAAACATGAATCCGGTAGGAGGTTGATCTTTTCCATTCCCATGAATCAAAAACTTGGATCCTTCCATGAATTGTTCCGCGGAGCCAAGCTAAAACAAGAAAAAGAGTTTGACAATAGGGAAGTATGTGAATTTGAAACAAAACCTTggcatgaaaaattaaaaaagaaatgttCATACACCGAAACATATGGAAAAGCTGAAGCAGTTTCAATACCATATTTGTATACTTATAGTTTAAAACATCtgatgaaacttgtaatgacaTAATTCATATGAAATCATTTGGAATTTACCTATCTCTGTTTACTTTCTAATTCCAAGACCAAAAAAATCTTAGTTACACAAAAATTTATTGCTTACCTCTTCTGCAAACACATCAAACGGTCGCTGGCCATCAGATACCATTGTCGCACAGAGGAAAATTGCTTTCGAGATCTTATGTGGGAAATGCTCCATTGCATATGAAACACACGCACCTCCACTACTGTGACCAACCAAAATAACCTACAACAGAACTCAATACATTACGGTATTTGACTAAATAAATAGACATTTCCATAAATTAAAAAACTCAACACTCTTCTAACCTTTTCATCCTCTGGAAGGTTTTGTAGAAAATTAATCAATGGTTTCGAGTACTCTGCCAGTGTACAAACAGCATTAGTATCTGTTAGTTCGATTCCAGACCCCGTGAGATCAAATGCAGTGGGAACCAATCCTGTTTCTTCCAACAGAGAAATTGTTTTGTACCAACACCATGCTCCAAATCCTTCTCCATgtattaaaacaaatttcttCGTTGTAAGATTCTCAAGAACTTCAGGTGCCTATaccgaaaaacaaaaaaagaaatatacaaTGAAGTTTCATTTTATGCCAAAAGGGTACTCAAATTTGAAACAAATACACGCATTCATTGAAGATAATTGTTTTACAAGTATAAGGAATTCCACATATGGTTCCAATTGAAATGGAATAGCATAACTATAGCTTTTTCAATATTCTAGCAAAAGAATATGATAGTGCTTCCCCTTTTCTCATATTAATCCATCTAAATAAACAACatattctgttttttttttcttgaaaggaAAATACCATAAAAGTAGAGTCACTCTTATCTTATCTCTTGACCAAAGTACGTACTCCATGATCCACATTACAATCAATAACGattcaattataaaaatactcaaACAAAGGGACATAATCATTTGCGtgggccttttttttttttaaaaaaaaaagggactTTTTGATaccactttttattttttctttctctctttacaTAAAGAAAAAACGTAAACTAAAGATCAAGGAAATgataatactttaaaatagtaCATCTTTAGAAGAGCAATTCTGAATTCTTGTTCTTTCAggtactattttattttatcttattcttaTATTCTTTAACTTTTCCAACTTCATAgccaaaatacaaaatttgctTGAACAAAAAAGATACTGAAAACTTTATTATGGCTTTAGCTTATTTTTAGCCCATATCAGATCTTAATTTTCAAACCCCACTTTTCTATTTCATTTACTTATTTTCTAATCACAGATCTAATCATTGAAAAAACTCCAATCAAATTATGATTACACAaaggaaaaatgaaataataaaaaaaagaagaacaTACGAGTTTTCCATTTGTTACTGATTCTGATAGATTATGTCTCCGAGAGCTTGTAGACCCAATCCTCCTTGACATCGAACCATCGAATCTCTGAGACAACTGGTGTTGATGAAGAGCCATGGAAAGGGCTTGTTTGTGCAAGAACTCTTCATCAGCTAATAATTTCCTCTGTGACCGATTCATTCGCTTACTTCTGGATCCATTATCTTTGATTTCCTTCTTTGACATGCAAATAAAACGATTACCCATCGTCTAGAATCGTTTTAGCCAGAAAACCCAGAAATCTTTTTTGGGGAAATttgattgtaagaggaagaaaatcaagaaaaaaatgatatggtAGCAATGAAGTAGACCAGCATCCTATGTTTCAAAACAGTCTGTAATCaactttcttttaatttttttttttggtatgataaaacaaaagaaaaataagaagaagaagaagaaaaaagaaatagagTAGGTAAGGAAAGAGGCAAGAGAGATGGGACTACAATAAATTTCAGATGTGAATTACGAAATTCAAttcataataaagaaaaaaaaatcgccAACTATATTGGTAAAGAGTATTAAATGCTTTGGCTTATTTCAACGGTGGGAGGAGAACTGTAAGACTTTGGATTAGAGTGTTCTTACTTCTTACTCTccctctctctatatatatgtatatataaaagttataggatattgttatatatagttGGGGATTATTCTTATATACATTAGTTATTAGTTATTACCCTTTACAGGATTTGGGCATGTGCACATAGGTTATAGGTTTTGAGCTTtgagttttgtcttttgtgaatgTTCGTGTTGTCTTCTACTCTAGTAAGTTTAACCACCTTTAGCCTAATTTAAATACAAAtgacaaaatataaataaagtaaaaatctTGAGAGATTTGTTTTTGTCAAATTCCAGGTTTGCCAATGACATAATGACATGTAATATAATCATTTTGTCTACCTAGTTGAGCAAAGAAAGAATAACAAAACACAAAACACAAAACACAACACAAACATacacatatttttatttactcAAAAACGACACCGTAGAAGAACACCGCAAATACATACATACTTACTGGTCGAAGCGGGCCGCCATTACTTTCTAGTTTCTACTCATATTTCTTCATTTATACTATTTTTACTATAATGCCCCTCCTTCAAGAtcatttcttctctcttttgCATGGTATATTGGTAATTTTGACGCGGGATTGGTAGTGGGGACCCCACACATTTGTCTGTCATTAACGTCGTCGACGTAACGTGGTCCAGTATTTCCGTACCATTATatctatttataaataaatatatgcaaaaaaaaaaacctactaACGTAACACAGTCAACCCAAACCAactctttattttttcttattacaCATAATAATAGAGTTTCATTAGATATTAGACTAGAGTAGGGCCACATACACATAACATtgcttttttcttcttcatttgtAGCATACGTCTTCCTTTTAATATCTATATTCAACATAGTTAACTAGATGGAATGGaataattttatgttttacAGAAATATgttcattttattaatattattattattttgtttttgtttcccTCACTATTTTTTTGTCTCTGGCTTTCTTGATGCAATAAGATGAACGTTTTGTAGGGTTGGCAATATTCGTGTATCACTGAATCTTGCCAGAGTCGAAACTGTAATTATCAGAAGAATATTGTAGTTTGGTTTCTGCAATTTGATAGAGCCAAgaatattgtattatattattatgtactatctaaaaattatattaagatGTATTGATATAACGCTCACaatttaattaggaaaagacccatacaaatattaatttgaggaAGAAAATTAAACATGTGAACAGTTTTGAAATCTGAAAAAATTCTGCTAGCCCGTAAGTGTGCGTAGATCAATTCCTTAGCTTTCTGTTTTTATTACTGTTTATATGCATTATGCACCCTAAAatgaatagaaaaaaaaaactgaaaatattCAAAAGTTTACAAGTGCGTTGATTAATGATCTGCTGCATCTAATCTACCACCTAAAATTAAGGCTCACAACTCACCAAAATCATAAAAAACAAGACTAATTATAAACTTCAGTATCGATTAAACCACCTGGTGTTATCAAATAACTCACCTTCCTACAACATAAAGATAAAAATCaaccaaaattaattttgatcAAACACACAAACAGGAGAGTAGGACTTTTAAGATTGGATCTATCAGGATACATTAATAAATAGATGCTATGTGTAAAAGACCTAGAATAAGATCGAGAAGAACTAAAAAAATAAGTGTACACAATAGAAGAGTATCTGAAGTCTTCAGCTGGACATTAGTTTGGAGATGAATGAAGGACGAAGGCACTTTGCTCCGGGTGGTGGATGAAGCTTTCCGTGCCAAGTGAGCAAACTCCCTCCTTTTACGATGGCACTgtaaataatatcaactcaaaACAGTTAGGATAATATAATAACTATTTTCGGATTACCAAACCAATGGTGTTCAGGTCAGGATTATCGTCTTGTAAATTTTGGAGTATTGTGCATCACAATTAAAATAGCAGAAGCCTAATATCAGCCTAACAACACATACCTGAAAGGAAGAGCCCTAGACGtaatatgaaaatgaaaatgacaTAAACCCAAAATAAAGAGTAATGAGAGAGAACATACTGTATGTAGAAGTATCAATCTGCTCTGGAAGCTCCTTTATATCCACCTCAAACCTCTCCTGAACCTGCATTTCATACAACAAAATTTCGTTAATGATCGATAGCAGTACCACATAGAGAGTAAAGAAGAGATGCCGAACGGAAAATTAAATCCTTTACATCATTGAGAACATCAGAATCAGCAGCAGAAGAAACAAATGTGATGGCAAGCCCTTTCGTGCCGAATCTACCAGCTCTACCAACCTGGCCAGAATTTCATGTAAAAAGCACTACTCAACTTGTAACATAAGATTATATTTggtacaaaaattaaacaattaacaTATTTGGCACAGCTTTTACAACTTTGATCcaatgcaaaattttaaaagttgataaaaaaaaggaaaaaaaagaaaatcatcCGTTAAAAAGCttattgaatatttttgaaaatacgaGGAAGAAAGTAATTCtcttttctattttatcatccccactaaaaaaataaaaagtaaaaagtcttcatttgctttcaattaaaaataataaaaaagcatGCATGCTATATTGTGTGTAAAATTTAGCAGAGCTTTTGGCACACAATTGGAGTAACCACTTTTTTTTCCTTCAAAAGTGTGTTATATTTTAGGACTGCATCACCAATTTGGACTCCAATGGAAATgctccaataaaaaaaatattataaaatgatATGCACTACTAAACCTACCCTGTGTAGATAGGTGTCGGCAGAATCAGGCATGTCATAGTTAATGACAATGTTAACACGCTCAATGTCAATTCCTCTACCAACCAAATCTGTAGCCACGAGAATCCTATTCTGCCCCTCCTTGAAACCTTTATAGCGCTTCAACCTAAACATATACTTAACTTGAATAAGTAAACACTCCAATAAAAGCAACATATTACAATTGAAAGGTGCTACGTGATGTCAGATGACATACATGTGTAAACAAAAAtcactaattttttattttggtaaaAGAACATCAGTCACATGACACTATTAAAACATCAACTGAACAAAATGGCAAGGCAAAGCATTTGTTAGATTAAGAAATTACTGAACAGAGAGTGATCACTGGTTTACTACATTGAAGccatacatatattataactGTTCTAGTAATCGTATGCTACACAAAATGAGATTCATAATAGAACAAAACAGTAACAACCAAAAGAGCAAGGGAAGTAAGAAGTGAGTTAGAATCCTAACCTTTCCTCCTGGGACATGCCTGAATGGATACATATAGAAGGAAAGTTGCACTCTGCAAGCAACTTGTTCAGCTCAGCAGCTCTGCTCACACttttaacaaaaataacaaCTTGATTGAAATCCAAAGCATCAAGGAGGTCGTTCAACTTGCGGTTTTTCTCCGACTCGCTCAACTTGATGTAGTGCTGCATTTACCATACGTGAATAAGATTCATATCTAAAGACAGTTAAAATACATTaagatacatatatttatatatatacctgTACAAGCCCATGTAGGGTTAACTTGGCCTCGTCATCAACGTAGATTTCCATAGGCTGAAAGGAACAAAATGTCACATTAAATCAAATTAGGGGCCTTCCACAGGCTAATTGAATCCAGAACGAAATGAATGATGACGCACATCCCTTGAATCAAGAACCTGGTCCACCTCTTGTCTCCTCGAAGATACTTTTCTATGTTACATCAAGCAAGCACCACTGGCGCTTAACCACTCTATTAAGCAATGAACAGCAGATGGTGTGGTGACAGCATACACTCCCATCCCTCCCCATATACCCCAGGCAACCACAAAGTACCCATGACTCAAAACTAAACCCACACCAAACACAATGCTAAACAAAAGGATGAAGAGAAAACAATTTGAAGAAAAACAGAAGTAGAACATGGAATACTAATCCCACAACCATGGAAACTCCTAAAAGGTAGACCTACTTCCTTCCTTCTCACTCCCCATTGTACAGCCTAAGAACCAGCACTTGTTATGACGGAATTAAACACCGACCACAAGAAAATAGCGAGGAAGCAGGATTATGAAAAAGACGTCAAAATTGAGTAGTACTGGCCATGGAACATTACATCTTGCATAAATTTCTTGCAAACAGGGCGGATTTCTTTGCTAAGTGTTGCAGAAAACATCATGACTTGCTTATCATGAGGTGTCATCTTGAAAATCTCTTGCACATCTCTCCTCATATCTGCAAAACACATGGAATGAGAAACTCTCAAAATATATGACACCAGAAAGTATCCAAAGACTGGATGATATAATAAGAAAACACTCTCATACCAAGTGATTCAAGCATCTTGTCACATTCATCTAGAATAAAATGCCTCACATTCTTCAGGGAAAGATCTTTATCTCTGGTCAGTGCTAATATTCTTCCAGGAGTTCCAACAACAATATGGGGGCACTCATTTTTCAGTAGATCTTTGTGGAGTTTGATGTTGACACCTCCGTAAAAGACCGCAACCTTGAGATCAGGCAAGTAGGTACTAAACCTCTCAAACTCATGACATATCTACCATAACATAGGCTAAACAAGTGAGCCAACTAAACATAAATAAGAGAAGAGTTGTATACAAAGCAGTCACAACTTCAATATACCTGATAAGCCAACTCTCTTGTATGACAGAGAACAAGGGCAGAAACTTGGCCAGCCACGGGATCAATCTGCTGCAGACTTGACAGAACAAAAACAGCAGTTTTTCCCATTCCAGATTTAGCTTGACATATAACATCCATACCTAGAATAGCTTGAGGGATACATTCATGTTGCACTGATGAAGAACCAAAGAAAGCCAGGTTGAAAGAACCATTGGTAAGTAAAACATAATGCCACCGATCTTTTCTTATTGAAAGGCTAAAGCTAACCATTTCTCTGAATTCAATACAATGACAGTAATATATTACCTGAAAACATATAAGCAAATGATTAATGAATGAAACAAATATGACAAACCACAAGATGAGAAATGGAAAAGCATAACAACCTAACCTCTACAAAGCTCCCAATTCATACAGTATATCATCAGCAACAAGATTACCAAAAAGGACAATTAAACCATACAACAACACCAAGTTTggaacatataaaataaaactgaACATATAAAGCATCCGCATATCATCACAAACattgaattaaaaaaaacacattggTCAGGTAGGATAAAGCACAGAAAATCATTAAAATTTCCCTCGTGCAAAATTACACTTGAAACAGCCGGGCTCTCCATAGTTATGTGTACGACTACAAGAGAATCCAAATTGCAGACATCTTCATCCTACCAAAACTAAAGCTAATAAAACGTTTATATTTAGTTTCAGAATCACCCAATATAAACTCAAACTCAGTAATTACTGTAATTACTGAAATATACGACTATCaaaatatacatgtatataaaaCTATAAAACTATACTGCAGAATTAAAATACTTATTGCAAATTTAGTGTTGTAAATATAAGCCGGGCTTTTTAACACGGCACGAAATCGACACGAGCACGGCTAGGCACGAAAAAATACGGACTTAGACACAACACGGCACGATGCTACAAATTGACACGACACGGCACGAGAAGGACGAAAGACATGGCACATAAGCACAAATAGACTATCCCGAAATGCACGCTATGCAACAAACTCGAAAAACACGACACAACATATTAAAAAATCTTACAatttaatcataataataataataatgagatatgaatttatcaattatatataagttaaaataataagaaaatttaaatataatacttaatattataattctataattaaaactattaaaacataaaaaaaaaattatatattaatttatgtaTAGAAATCTGAGTATTTACAAGTAAATATTCAAGTTCTAATGCTAATTattttttggctaattagtaatttttttccctGAACTttacatgtatcaaatcatgcccctaaatttttttggccgttaaaaatttcccttaaactattgagattgttagatttaaggacttttgtctaattttagtaaaaaaaattttacaTAGATGAAATtttagggggcatgatttaatacatatcaaagtttaaggagcacgatttggtagatatcaaagtttagggaacataatttagtacataaacaatcactgaaatagtaaaattgaatgaaattagacaaaagtccttaaatttaacaatctcaatagttcgaggggaatttttaacggccaaaaaaattcagggacacgatttggtacatgtcaaagtttaagggaaaaaattactaattagctttatttttttatataattatccgTAAAATAcagttgaaaaattatataaatataattaaatctaTAAAATATAGCTATACCGGCCCTCACGAGCAAAAACGAGCAGTGCCTACCCTTTGGCACGCTACGGCTGTGGCACAGCAAGACACGTTCCGTTTTTTGAAAAGCACTGAAAAATATGGGCCGGCCAGCACACACACACAAGCTTGCAGCATTAAttgcaacaataaaaaaaaaggatCTAAGCAGTTTACCTTCAGAAGGATGCTCAAACCCAGAGTCAACAATAGCTCGTAAAAGCTCTGGCTTCAAAAGGAAGTCTCTGAACCCTGAGCTGTGTATGCCTACATATCCCCTACAAAAAAACAACGATAACAAATAAGCTCAGCACTAGGCAGAATCAACAGTCAATAAACGAACTATTTGTATAAATGACAATCAATCACTATATTTATCATGATTAACAGCacagatacaaaaaaattacaccaaaaattgtttaaattaaaaattaaagtggCGGTTATTTATAAGAAACAAAAAAGAGAACGAGGAAttatattgataaaaaaaaaaataataacactcACTTCTTGGGGGCTTCGCCATTGACTTTAGCTCCAACAGAGTCGATGGCcttgtcttcttcttcttcgtagTCAACGAGCTCTTCGTCATAAACATCGGCGTCCTTAGTTTCGCCCATATTCTGCAAATTACAAAATATAGGTACATTACCTTCAGAAGAACAGATCG
This window harbors:
- the LOC115698014 gene encoding putative methylesterase 12, chloroplastic — translated: MGNRFICMSKKEIKDNGSRSKRMNRSQRKLLADEEFLHKQALSMALHQHQLSQRFDGSMSRRIGSTSSRRHNLSESVTNGKLAPEVLENLTTKKFVLIHGEGFGAWCWYKTISLLEETGLVPTAFDLTGSGIELTDTNAVCTLAEYSKPLINFLQNLPEDEKVILVGHSSGGACVSYAMEHFPHKISKAIFLCATMVSDGQRPFDVFAEELGSAEQFMEGSKFLIHGNGKDQPPTGFMFEKEQMKGLYFNHSPTKDIALAMVSMRPVPLGPIMEKLSLSPENYGKGRRFFIQTLDDHALSPDIQEKLVRENPPEGVFKIKTSDHCPFFSKPQALHKILVEIAQIP
- the LOC115697999 gene encoding DEAD-box ATP-dependent RNA helicase 15 isoform X2; translation: MGETKDADVYDEELVDYEEEEDKAIDSVGAKVNGEAPKKGYVGIHSSGFRDFLLKPELLRAIVDSGFEHPSEVQHECIPQAILGMDVICQAKSGMGKTAVFVLSSLQQIDPVAGQVSALVLCHTRELAYQVAVFYGGVNIKLHKDLLKNECPHIVVGTPGRILALTRDKDLSLKNVRHFILDECDKMLESLDMRRDVQEIFKMTPHDKQVMMFSATLSKEIRPVCKKFMQDPMEIYVDDEAKLTLHGLVQHYIKLSESEKNRKLNDLLDALDFNQVVIFVKSVSRAAELNKLLAECNFPSICIHSGMSQEERLKRYKGFKEGQNRILVATDLVGRGIDIERVNIVINYDMPDSADTYLHRVGRAGRFGTKGLAITFVSSAADSDVLNDVQERFEVDIKELPEQIDTSTYMPS
- the LOC115697999 gene encoding DEAD-box ATP-dependent RNA helicase 15 isoform X1 produces the protein MGETKDADVYDEELVDYEEEEDKAIDSVGAKVNGEAPKKGYVGIHSSGFRDFLLKPELLRAIVDSGFEHPSEVQHECIPQAILGMDVICQAKSGMGKTAVFVLSSLQQIDPVAGQVSALVLCHTRELAYQICHEFERFSTYLPDLKVAVFYGGVNIKLHKDLLKNECPHIVVGTPGRILALTRDKDLSLKNVRHFILDECDKMLESLDMRRDVQEIFKMTPHDKQVMMFSATLSKEIRPVCKKFMQDPMEIYVDDEAKLTLHGLVQHYIKLSESEKNRKLNDLLDALDFNQVVIFVKSVSRAAELNKLLAECNFPSICIHSGMSQEERLKRYKGFKEGQNRILVATDLVGRGIDIERVNIVINYDMPDSADTYLHRVGRAGRFGTKGLAITFVSSAADSDVLNDVQERFEVDIKELPEQIDTSTYMPS
- the LOC115697999 gene encoding DEAD-box ATP-dependent RNA helicase 15 isoform X3; amino-acid sequence: MVSFSLSIRKDRWHYVLLTNGSFNLAFFGSSSVQHECIPQAILGMDVICQAKSGMGKTAVFVLSSLQQIDPVAGQVSALVLCHTRELAYQICHEFERFSTYLPDLKVAVFYGGVNIKLHKDLLKNECPHIVVGTPGRILALTRDKDLSLKNVRHFILDECDKMLESLDMRRDVQEIFKMTPHDKQVMMFSATLSKEIRPVCKKFMQDPMEIYVDDEAKLTLHGLVQHYIKLSESEKNRKLNDLLDALDFNQVVIFVKSVSRAAELNKLLAECNFPSICIHSGMSQEERLKRYKGFKEGQNRILVATDLVGRGIDIERVNIVINYDMPDSADTYLHRVGRAGRFGTKGLAITFVSSAADSDVLNDVQERFEVDIKELPEQIDTSTYMPS